A stretch of Fusobacterium periodonticum ATCC 33693 DNA encodes these proteins:
- the pyrF gene encoding orotidine-5'-phosphate decarboxylase gives MKKEVIIALDFPTLEKTLEFLDKFKEEKLFVKVGMELYLQNGPVVIDEIKKRGHKIFLDLKLHDIPNTVYSAAKGLAKFNIDILTVHAAGGSEMLKGAKRAMTEAGVNTKVIAITQLTSTSEEDMRKEQNIQTSIEESVLNYARLAKESGIDGVVSSVLETKKIREQSGEDFIIINPGIRLAEDSKGDQKRVATPIDANRDGASYIVVGRSITGNENPEERYRLIKNMFELGDKYVR, from the coding sequence ATGAAAAAAGAAGTTATAATAGCACTAGATTTTCCAACATTAGAAAAAACTTTAGAATTTTTAGATAAATTCAAAGAAGAAAAGTTATTTGTAAAAGTTGGAATGGAGTTATATTTACAAAATGGACCAGTAGTAATAGATGAAATTAAAAAAAGAGGGCATAAAATTTTCTTAGATTTAAAATTACATGATATTCCAAATACAGTTTATTCAGCAGCTAAAGGTTTAGCTAAATTTAATATTGACATCTTAACTGTTCATGCAGCAGGTGGTTCTGAAATGCTAAAAGGAGCTAAAAGAGCTATGACAGAAGCAGGAGTAAATACAAAGGTTATAGCTATAACTCAACTTACTTCTACAAGTGAAGAAGATATGAGAAAAGAACAAAATATCCAAACAAGTATAGAAGAATCTGTTTTAAACTATGCTAGACTTGCAAAAGAAAGTGGAATTGATGGAGTGGTATCTTCTGTTCTTGAAACAAAGAAAATTAGAGAACAAAGTGGAGAGGACTTCATAATAATTAATCCTGGAATAAGATTAGCAGAAGATTCAAAAGGTGACCAAAAAAGAGTTGCTACTCCAATAGATGCAAATAGAGATGGAGCAAGCTATATTGTTGTTGGTAGATCAATAACTGGAAATGAAAATCCAGAAGAAAGATATAGACTTATAAAAAATATGTTTGAATTGGGGGATAAATATGTTAGATAG
- the pyrE gene encoding orotate phosphoribosyltransferase, with product MLDREIINALLDIKAVELRVDKENWFTWASGIKSPIYCDNRLTMSYPKIRKQIAEGFVKKIKELYPNVDYIVGTATAGIPHAAWISDIMDLPMLYVRGSAKDHGKTNQIEGKYEKGKKVVVIEDLISTGKSSVLAAQALQEEGLEVLGVIAIFSYNLNKAKEKFDEAKIPFSTLTNYDVLLELAKETGLIGDKENQILVDWRNNL from the coding sequence ATGTTAGATAGAGAAATAATAAATGCATTGTTAGATATTAAAGCTGTTGAATTGAGAGTTGATAAAGAAAATTGGTTTACTTGGGCATCTGGAATAAAATCACCAATATACTGTGATAATAGACTTACTATGTCTTATCCTAAAATAAGAAAACAAATAGCAGAAGGTTTTGTTAAAAAGATTAAAGAACTATATCCTAATGTTGACTATATAGTTGGAACAGCTACTGCTGGTATTCCTCATGCCGCTTGGATAAGTGATATTATGGACTTACCTATGCTATATGTTAGAGGTTCTGCTAAAGACCATGGAAAGACTAATCAAATAGAAGGTAAATATGAAAAAGGTAAAAAAGTTGTAGTAATAGAAGATTTAATTTCAACTGGAAAATCTTCTGTTTTAGCAGCACAAGCTTTACAAGAAGAAGGATTAGAAGTTTTAGGAGTAATTGCTATATTTAGTTATAATTTAAATAAAGCAAAAGAAAAATTTGATGAAGCTAAAATACCTTTCTCAACTCTTACAAACTATGATGTATTGTTAGAACTTGCAAAAGAAACAGGGCTTATTGGAGATAAGGAAAATCAAATTTTAGTTGATTGGAGAAACAATCTATAA
- a CDS encoding histidinol-phosphatase HisJ family protein: protein MFDQHVHSNFSFDSNEALENYINVSNKNDIVTTEHLDFANPIINYKDSSIKYFKYIEEITSLNKKYSNKFFSGIEIGYTTNSEKRIEDFLKDKNFNLKLLSIHQNGLYDYMCVSKKLISLKALIKEYFEQMIQALESSIEFNVLAHFEYGIRIVDISVTDFDSLASKFLNKIIELIIKKEIAFEVNTKSMYKYKKENLYSYMIEKYLKKGGKLFTLGSDAHNIKDYAYKFDEARKFLLDRNIKEIILFKDKIKMEKL from the coding sequence ATGTTTGATCAACATGTACATTCAAATTTTTCATTTGATTCAAATGAAGCTTTAGAAAATTACATAAATGTTTCTAATAAGAATGACATTGTAACAACAGAACATTTAGACTTTGCTAATCCTATAATTAACTATAAAGATAGTTCAATTAAATATTTTAAGTATATTGAAGAAATAACTAGCTTAAATAAAAAATATTCAAATAAATTTTTTTCAGGAATAGAGATAGGTTATACTACAAATTCTGAAAAAAGAATAGAGGATTTTTTAAAAGATAAAAATTTTAATTTGAAACTTCTATCTATTCATCAAAATGGATTATATGATTATATGTGTGTCAGTAAAAAACTAATAAGTCTAAAAGCTTTAATTAAAGAATACTTTGAACAGATGATACAAGCTTTAGAAAGTTCAATAGAATTTAATGTTTTAGCACATTTTGAGTATGGAATAAGGATAGTTGATATTTCAGTTACAGACTTTGACAGTTTAGCAAGTAAATTTTTAAATAAAATTATTGAACTTATAATAAAAAAAGAAATTGCTTTTGAAGTCAATACCAAAAGTATGTATAAATATAAAAAAGAAAATTTATATAGTTATATGATAGAGAAGTATTTAAAAAAAGGTGGAAAACTTTTTACTTTAGGTTCTGATGCACATAATATAAAAGACTATGCTTATAAATTTGATGAAGCAAGAAAGTTTTTGCTGGATAGAAATATAAAAGAAATTATCTTGTTTAAGGATAAAATAAAAATGGAAAAACTTTAA